DNA from Microbacterium sp. SORGH_AS_0969:
AGCGCGTTGTCGATGCCGTACGCGATCAGCGCGGGGCCGGCGACGCGGAGCGCGGTCGACACCACGAGGACGGCCGCCGCGAGGACGAGCTGCCACCGCAGGGGAGACACGAGCGAGCCGAGCAGACGCAGCGAGCGCTGACGGATCGCGCGGCTCTCGTCGCGCGTGTAGTCGGAGCGGTCTTCGCCGCTGGTTCCGGAGACGGTTGCGGTGCTCATCGGGTCGCCTCCTTCTCGGTCAGGGTGTCGTCGTCATGTGCGCGGATCACGTCGATCGCACCGGTGCGCGCCTCGCGTTCCGCCTCTTCGAGGCTCGAGATGACGTATCGGTAGTGCTCGCTCTCGCGCAGCAGGTCGGAGTGAGCGCCGACGGCGGTCACCCGGCCGTTCTCGAGGAGCGCGACCCGGTCGGCGAGCGTCACCGTCGAGGGACGGTGCGCCACCACGAGGGCCGTCGTCTCACTGAGCACCTCACGCAGGGCGTCTTCGACGAGAGCTTCGGTGTCGACGTCGAGCGCCGACAGCGGATCGTCGAGCACCAGGACGGCCGGACGCGCCGCGACGGCGCGCGCGAGCGCGAGCCGCTGCCGCTGCCCACCGGACAGGCTCAGCCCCTCTTCGCCGATGACGGTGTCGAGGCCGTCGGGAAGGTCGAGGACGAAGTGCGCCTGTGCGACCTGCAGCGCCTCGCGCAGGATGCGGTCGGCTTCCGCCGAGCCGGGCTCGAGGTCTTCGCGGCCCAGCAGCACGTTCTCGCGCACCGTCTGCGAGAACAGCGTCGCGTCTTCGAACGCCATGCCCACGTGCCGGCGCAGTTCGGCGAGGGTCAGTTCGCGCACGTCGACGCCGTCGAGCAGCACGCGTCCACCGGTGACGTCGTACAGGCGTCCGGGCAGGGTCGTGAGCGTTGTCTTGCCGGATCCCGTGAGACCGACGAGAGCCATCGTCTCGCCGGGACGCAGCACCAGGTCGACGCCGTCGATGAGATCGGGCTCGGTGGCAGCGGCATCCTGATACCGGAAGTGCACACCCTCGAAGGTGAGCTCGCCCCGGGGCTCCGCGATGGTGCGGGGGTTCTCGGGATCGACGATCGTGTTCTGCTCGTCGAACACCTCGAAGATGCGGTCGGTCGCCGTGCGAGCGTCGAGGAGGAACGAGAAGAGGAAGCCGATCGACTCCATCGGCCAGCGCAGCACGGTCGCCATCGCGAAGAACGCGACGAGCTCGGCGACCTGGAGCTGTCCGAGCTGAGTCAGCACGATGCCGGCGCCGAGGCACACCGCGAAAGCGATGTCGGGCAGCAGCACCAGGAAGAACCAGATCCAGCCGACGGCGCGGGCCTTGTCGATCTCGGTCTCGCGCAGCGACTCGGCCTGCCGCGTGAACTTCTGCAGGGCGTGCCGCCCCCGGCCGAAGGCCTTGAGGACACGGATGCCGTGGACGCTCTCTTCCACCGAGGTGGCGAGGTCGCCCGCTTGGTCTTGACTCTGACGGGTCAGGGCGCCGTAGCGCTTCTCGAAGCGGAAGCCGACGTAGATCACGGGGGCCGAGGTGACGAGGAACAGCGCACCGAGCAACCAGTGCCAGCGGAAGAGCAGGACCGCTCCGATCGCGATGGTCAGCAGGTTGACCACGAGCAGGATGACGCCGAAGGCGAGCCAGCGGCGGAGCATGCTGATGTCCTGCATCATGCGAGACAGCAGCTGGCCCGACTGCCAGCGGTCGTGGAACGCGACGGGCAGGCGCTGCAGGCGCGAGTAGAAGGACTGGCGCAGGTCGTACTCGACCTTGGTCGCCGGTGCGAGGACGAACCAGCGGCGCAGCCACACCATGGCCGCCTCGGCGAGGCCGAGCGCGAGCACCGCGACCGACCCCCACACGAGGGCGGTGGGGTCGAGCGAGGCGATGGGCCCGGCGACGATCTGCTCGAGCACCAGCGGGATCGCCAACGCCAGCAGGCTCGCGATGAGGGCCGTGACCGCACCCGCGATGAGGCGCGGGATGACGGGACGCGCGATGGGCAGGAGCCGGGCGAGAGCGCGCGGGGTGGACAGGTGCGGGCGAGGCGAAGCGGAAGTCATGATCCTCAAGGGGTCGAAGCGAGCGCCGGGATCGGGCGCGGAAAGGGGATGCCGAAAGGCACCGGCATTCAGCCGGGACGGGCGCGGTGTGCGGCGCTCGAGCGCCGGCGTGAGGCCCTAGTGGCGCCCGTGAGGACGCGCGGAAAAGACGGAGGGCGCAGCGACACGGGCGACGGGGGCGTCGATGTGGTCCATGGCATCCTCCTTGAGATGAGCGGAAGCTGCCCGGGGGTGTGACAGCCCTTCAGGATATCTCTGAGCGAACGCCGAGGGCAAGAGCCGGTTCGAGACCAGGGGCCGCGCGACGCCCCCCCTCACGCCGCCTCGCGCTCCAGCAGACGCCGCTTGACGTCGGTCCCCCACGCGAATCCCCCCATCGTGCCGTCGCCGCGCAGGACGCGATGACAAGGCACGAAGAGGGCCGGAGCGTTACGGGCGCAGATGGATGCCGCCGCCCGGACGGCCGAGGGAGAACCGAGCGCCGCGGCGAAGCCGGTGTAGGTCAGCGGCGCGCCCGGGGTGATGCGGCGCAGGGCGTCCCACCCCGCTTGCTGAAGGGGCGTCCCGAACTGGCGCACCTCGACCGCGTCGATCGCGCTGAGGTCGCCGTCGTAATAGGCGCGCACCGCTTCGGCCGCGGCGGTGGTGCCTTCGACGACCTCGTCGGGCCGGCGGTCGGGCCGAAGACGGGCGAGCACCGCCTCCGCGTCGGAGGTCCAGCCCGAGACGAGGACGCGTTCGTCGGCGTCGGCGAGGATCGCGAACGGTCCGTCGGGCGTATCGAGGAACTGCAGAGTCGAGGTACTCATCGGAGGGGCTCGCTTTCGGGTGCGGTGGGGAGGGGCGCGGAGGCGGTCGTACGGGACGCGGAGGCGACGGAGAGAAACGCCGGGTCGTCAGCGGATCGACGGCGCGACTTCTCGGGGGCAGACGGACGGCGGGTGGCGGCTTTCCCGGGCCGCCGCACCGCGGCTGCCGCCGCCGTTTCGGCGCCCGACAGCCGCCACGCCTGGGTGACGGGAGCGGCGTACCAGTAGTGAGCCATGGCGTAGCTGCGCCAGGGAGCCAGCCGCGCGGACCACTCCGTGAAGCCGACCGGGTCGGATGGCAGGCCCAGGGCTGCCGCTCCCGCTCGCGCCGCGACGTCGCCGGGAAGGAGGACGTCGGGATCGCCGAGGACCCTCATACGGACGTAGTCGGCCGTCCACGGGCCCACCCCGCGGAGGGCGAGGAGCCGCTCGCGCTGCTCGATGCCGTCGTCGCCCGGCCCGACTGTGAGGGAGCCGTCCGCCAGCGCTTCGGCGACGCTCACGATCGCCCGCATGCGGGCACCGGGACCGCGCAGCACCTCGAGTCCTCGATCGGCGATCGCCGCGGCATCCGGGAACAGGGTCAGCGGCTCGGGACCGATCGTGACCGACTCGCCGAGCTCCGCGGTCAGACGTCCCTGCATCGTGCGGGCGGAGGCCACACTGATCTGCTGGCCGATCATCGCGCGCAGGAGCATCTCGCCCGCGTCGATCGCGCCGGGAACGCGGACACCGGGGATCGCCGCCACGGCGGCGGCGAGCTCGGGATGCCGCGACAGCTCGGTGTCGACCGCCAGCGGATCTGCGTCGAGATCGAAGAGGCGACGCACCCGCGCGATGAGCGTGCCCAGGTCGGCGAGGGCGGTGAGGCGCGCACGCAGGCGCAGCCGGCCGTCGTCGGCGAGGCGCACCTCGAACCACCCGGGCCCGCCGGGCAGGCGCACGACCCGCGCGAAAGACCGGTCGCCGCCGACCTCGACGCCCGGGATCGCGTGAGCCCGCATCCACCCGAAGAGACCCGTGGTGTCGATCGGTCCGCGGACGGGCAGGGCGAGATCGATCTCGCCCGCGGAGGCCTCGGCCCCGGACGCCCGCGACCGCCGTGCGCGCAGCTCGCGCGGCGGCATCCCGAACACCTCTCCGATCGTCTCGGTGAATTGACGGATGCTGGAGAACCCGGCGGAGAAGGCGACATCGGCCGACGACAGGTCGGTGCCGACCAACAACGCACGGGCGGTGTGCGCGCGATGCGCGCGAGCCAGGGCGAGAGGCCCCGCCCCGAGCTCGGTGGTGAGGACACGGGTGAGGTGGCGCGGCGAGTACCCGAGCCGTCGCGCGAGCCCCGGCACCCCCTCGCGGTCGACCACGCCGTCGGCGATCAGGCGCATCGCCCGGGCGGCGACGTCGCCGCGCGCATCCCACAGCGGTGAGCCCGGAGCGGCCTCGGGCAGACACCTCTTGCAGGCGCGATAGCCCGCTTCGTGCGCCGCCGCCGAGGTGGCGTAGAAGGTGACGTTCGCTTCTCTCGGCGTCCGTGCGGGGCAGCTCGGTCGGCAGTAGATTCCCGTCGACCGCACGGCCGTGACGAACTGCCCGTCGAAGCGCCGGTCGCGCGACTGGATCGCGCGATAGCGCTCGGCAAAGCCCGGGGCGGTCGGAACGGGGAGGGTCATGGCATCCACCCTGCCACCGACCTCCGACATCGGCTGGCGGAAATCGGACACGAGGGTGGAGCCGATGTCGAGTGTCCAAGACACGCCGCAACGGGTGGGCCCGAAACGGCGTGTCGTGGACACTCAGCGGGAGACGATGCGCGGCGCGCCGGGCCGGACGCCGATCCGTCAGGCGACCCGCGCCGTCTCGCGCAGGATGACCAGGCCGCCCCAGATCGTCAGGGCCAGCACCAGCACGACGAAGCCGAGGAACACCGGCACCAGCGGGAGTGCGAGGAGCGCGACGCCGACGGCCAGCGGCGGCACCGTCATGCCGGCGAAGGCGAGGAGGAAGACGCCCGAGGTGATCTCGCCGCGGGTGCGGGGGTCGGCGAGCGACCCGGCCGTGGCGAGGGCGCCACGGAAGAGCAGCCCGACGCCGGCTCCCGCGACGATGCCGCCGACGAGGAAGAGCGGGCCGGAGGTCAGCAGATCGGCGGCACCGAGGCTCAGTAGACCGGCGACCATGGCGACCAGGCCCAGCCGCAACTGCGTGCGTGTCGAGCGGCCCGCGAAGACGACCTGGGACACCGCGGCGGCACCGAAGACCGAGAACGACACGGCGCCGGCGACGAGGTGGTCCGTGACGCCGAGCCGCCCGGCCAAGAACGTCGGGGCCACCGAGCCGAAGAGCCCCGTCACCGCGAAGGCAGCGAAGGCCGCGGTCCCCGCGGCCCAGTAGGCGCGTCGTCCGTCCGCGGGGATGCGGACCCGCTGCGGCCGGTAACGGAAGGAGCGGTCGACCTCGACCGTCTCGGGAACGAAGACGTAGGCGAGGCCGAGCGCGAGGAACCCGACGAGGAAGACGACGTATGGCAAAACGAGCGGCGCCGGCGTGAACTCGGCGAAGAGGCCGCCGATCAGCGGGCCGAGGGCCAGGCCACCCATGTTCGCGACACCCGCGACCGTGGCGGCGAAACCCGGGGATGCCGGGTGCGACACGCGCCGGAGGTCGGCGAGGTGCGCCGTGGCCGAGGCCGTCAGGAGTCCGATGCCGAGCCCGGCGACGAGGCGAGCGGCGATGACACTGGCGGCGTCGGCGCGCAGCACGAACACCAGGGCCGCGACGATCTCGAGCACCGTGGCCGCGAGGATGAGCGGGCGGCGACCGAGACGGTCGCTGAGGTGGCCAGCCAGGTACAGCGACACCATGACGCCGATCGAATACGCGGCGAACATCACCGTGATGAGGAACGTGGGGAAGCCGTCGCGCGCCTGATACAGCGCGTAGAGCGGCGTCGGCACCGTGTTGAAGGCCATGAGCGCGAGGAACGTGGCGGCCGTGACCCAGAACCCGGTCCGGTGAGAGAGACGCGCGGATGCCACGGGAACGGCGACCGGAAGGGTGATCGAGGAAGTCATGACCTCAGGATGCCGCGGGTAAGACATCGAGGGAAACGAACAGTTTCGATGGAAGTAATCGATTAGATCTATCATTGCGCCATGGAGACGCGCCTGCTCGAATACTTCGTCGCGGTCGCCGACGAGCGCAACGTCACGGCCGCCGCCGCCCGCCTGTTCGCCGCGCAGTCGACGGTGTCCGCGGGTCTCGCGAGCCTCGAGCGCGACCTGGGCGTGCGCCTGTTCGAGCGCTCCACCAAAGCCGTGCGCCCGACGGCCGCGGGCGAGGCGCTCCTCCCCCTCGCCCGCGCTCTGCTCACCGATCTCGACGCGCTGCGGGGAGTGGCATCCGAGTCCGGGACCGGGATCCGCGGTCTCGTGCGCATCGGCACCTTCGCCGGCCTGCGGGTCATCGACCTCCCCCGAATCCTCGCCCGCCTCCGTCGCACGCACCCGCTGGTCGATGTCCGGGTCACGGTCTCGGCGACCGGCTCGCGGGGACTCTTCGACGACCTCGATCGCGACCGCCTGGATCTGGCGCTGACGGCTCTGCCCCCGGCATCCGGTTCCGTATCGCGACCGCTCGGTTCATTCCCCTGCGTCGCCGTGCTGCCCGAGGCCCACCCGCTCGCCCTCGCCGACGGGCCGGTCGCCCTCGCCGAGCTCGCGGGCGACGACTGGATCGACGTGCTCCCGGGATTCGGCAATCGCGTGCAGCTCGACGGCGAGCTGGAGCGCCGCCGGATCGCGCGGCACATCGTGGCCGAGGTCGGCGAACTGGCGACGGTCCCGGAATACGTCGCCGCAGGGCTCGGCGTCGCGGTGATCCCCGACGTGGTGCCGACGACCGGATGCCGCGTCCGTCCCGTTGCGGACGACCTCCCGCCGTGGATCGTCTCGCTGACGGTCGCCGCCGCAGCCGTGCGCCGCCGACACGTGCAGGCGGTGGTGGAGGCGATCCACGCCGCGTGATGAGGCATCCGGGGTCGGGGCGCATCCGTCCGTTCGGGGCGTGAACATCGCGCCCCGAACGGACGATCACGCCCCGAACGCCTCACGAGCAGGAAGCGTCAGCGCTCCGCAATCGCGAACCCGCCGGAGGGCAGGACCACCGTGGTCTCACCGTCGAACGCGGTCGTGCGAAGCAGCGCACCGCGGGCGTCGTAGACGCGCACCGTTCCGCCTCCCGAGACGGTCGTGCGCTGCGCCCCCGGCGCGCTCGACTGCACGAGCTCGCTGC
Protein-coding regions in this window:
- a CDS encoding ABC transporter ATP-binding protein, whose protein sequence is MTSASPRPHLSTPRALARLLPIARPVIPRLIAGAVTALIASLLALAIPLVLEQIVAGPIASLDPTALVWGSVAVLALGLAEAAMVWLRRWFVLAPATKVEYDLRQSFYSRLQRLPVAFHDRWQSGQLLSRMMQDISMLRRWLAFGVILLVVNLLTIAIGAVLLFRWHWLLGALFLVTSAPVIYVGFRFEKRYGALTRQSQDQAGDLATSVEESVHGIRVLKAFGRGRHALQKFTRQAESLRETEIDKARAVGWIWFFLVLLPDIAFAVCLGAGIVLTQLGQLQVAELVAFFAMATVLRWPMESIGFLFSFLLDARTATDRIFEVFDEQNTIVDPENPRTIAEPRGELTFEGVHFRYQDAAATEPDLIDGVDLVLRPGETMALVGLTGSGKTTLTTLPGRLYDVTGGRVLLDGVDVRELTLAELRRHVGMAFEDATLFSQTVRENVLLGREDLEPGSAEADRILREALQVAQAHFVLDLPDGLDTVIGEEGLSLSGGQRQRLALARAVAARPAVLVLDDPLSALDVDTEALVEDALREVLSETTALVVAHRPSTVTLADRVALLENGRVTAVGAHSDLLRESEHYRYVISSLEEAEREARTGAIDVIRAHDDDTLTEKEATR
- a CDS encoding methylated-DNA--[protein]-cysteine S-methyltransferase, translated to MSTSTLQFLDTPDGPFAILADADERVLVSGWTSDAEAVLARLRPDRRPDEVVEGTTAAAEAVRAYYDGDLSAIDAVEVRQFGTPLQQAGWDALRRITPGAPLTYTGFAAALGSPSAVRAAASICARNAPALFVPCHRVLRGDGTMGGFAWGTDVKRRLLEREAA
- a CDS encoding LysR family transcriptional regulator, encoding METRLLEYFVAVADERNVTAAAARLFAAQSTVSAGLASLERDLGVRLFERSTKAVRPTAAGEALLPLARALLTDLDALRGVASESGTGIRGLVRIGTFAGLRVIDLPRILARLRRTHPLVDVRVTVSATGSRGLFDDLDRDRLDLALTALPPASGSVSRPLGSFPCVAVLPEAHPLALADGPVALAELAGDDWIDVLPGFGNRVQLDGELERRRIARHIVAEVGELATVPEYVAAGLGVAVIPDVVPTTGCRVRPVADDLPPWIVSLTVAAAAVRRRHVQAVVEAIHAA
- a CDS encoding AlkA N-terminal domain-containing protein, which gives rise to MTLPVPTAPGFAERYRAIQSRDRRFDGQFVTAVRSTGIYCRPSCPARTPREANVTFYATSAAAHEAGYRACKRCLPEAAPGSPLWDARGDVAARAMRLIADGVVDREGVPGLARRLGYSPRHLTRVLTTELGAGPLALARAHRAHTARALLVGTDLSSADVAFSAGFSSIRQFTETIGEVFGMPPRELRARRSRASGAEASAGEIDLALPVRGPIDTTGLFGWMRAHAIPGVEVGGDRSFARVVRLPGGPGWFEVRLADDGRLRLRARLTALADLGTLIARVRRLFDLDADPLAVDTELSRHPELAAAVAAIPGVRVPGAIDAGEMLLRAMIGQQISVASARTMQGRLTAELGESVTIGPEPLTLFPDAAAIADRGLEVLRGPGARMRAIVSVAEALADGSLTVGPGDDGIEQRERLLALRGVGPWTADYVRMRVLGDPDVLLPGDVAARAGAAALGLPSDPVGFTEWSARLAPWRSYAMAHYWYAAPVTQAWRLSGAETAAAAAVRRPGKAATRRPSAPEKSRRRSADDPAFLSVASASRTTASAPLPTAPESEPLR
- a CDS encoding MFS transporter, which encodes MTSSITLPVAVPVASARLSHRTGFWVTAATFLALMAFNTVPTPLYALYQARDGFPTFLITVMFAAYSIGVMVSLYLAGHLSDRLGRRPLILAATVLEIVAALVFVLRADAASVIAARLVAGLGIGLLTASATAHLADLRRVSHPASPGFAATVAGVANMGGLALGPLIGGLFAEFTPAPLVLPYVVFLVGFLALGLAYVFVPETVEVDRSFRYRPQRVRIPADGRRAYWAAGTAAFAAFAVTGLFGSVAPTFLAGRLGVTDHLVAGAVSFSVFGAAAVSQVVFAGRSTRTQLRLGLVAMVAGLLSLGAADLLTSGPLFLVGGIVAGAGVGLLFRGALATAGSLADPRTRGEITSGVFLLAFAGMTVPPLAVGVALLALPLVPVFLGFVVLVLALTIWGGLVILRETARVA